Proteins encoded in a region of the Haloarcula sp. CBA1129 genome:
- a CDS encoding OsmC family protein yields the protein MADIEVESTCEEGYTVESVINGEWELIVDALSENGPSPNEVLAADYASCYIPALRVAADKYGHEDIGSVDVEVAAGLDEDDDLEYIDFHVEVEESLADEEQDIVELAEDICHVHSALQDELHAEITIESGV from the coding sequence ATGGCAGACATTGAAGTCGAAAGCACGTGCGAAGAGGGCTACACAGTAGAGAGCGTCATCAACGGTGAGTGGGAACTCATCGTCGACGCGTTGAGCGAGAACGGACCGTCGCCGAACGAGGTGCTGGCCGCCGACTACGCCTCCTGTTACATCCCGGCGCTGCGTGTTGCCGCCGACAAGTACGGCCACGAAGACATCGGCAGCGTCGACGTCGAGGTCGCCGCAGGTCTCGACGAGGACGACGATCTGGAGTATATCGACTTCCACGTCGAGGTCGAGGAGTCACTTGCCGACGAAGAGCAGGACATCGTGGAACTCGCCGAGGACATCTGTCACGTCCACTCGGCGCTGCAGGACGAGCTACACGCCGAAATCACTATCGAGTCCGGCGTCTGA
- a CDS encoding class I fructose-bisphosphate aldolase, with amino-acid sequence MRPLGDSPLVRNDKTLVLAHDHGLEHGPKQFSGVEERLDPREVFEMATHDAVTALAVGKGLAETYYPSYEDDVNLLAKLNGGSDLWMGDPYSPQNWSVDYAAELGADAIGYTVYPGVNRETDMFEDFRPVQENARDHDLPIAMWSYPRGQAIKEHRSPSTIAYAARIGLELGADFTKVKYPRDKEAMAHAVRSAADNRVLLSGGSKTSDRDFLELVEDCMDVGVAGLAVGRNVWQRDDPYDILDKLEGVIFEDATADDVL; translated from the coding sequence ATGCGACCACTGGGTGACTCACCGCTCGTACGGAACGACAAGACGCTCGTGCTGGCCCACGACCACGGGCTGGAACACGGTCCTAAGCAGTTCAGCGGCGTCGAGGAGCGCCTCGACCCCCGCGAAGTGTTCGAGATGGCGACCCACGATGCCGTGACGGCTCTGGCTGTCGGGAAGGGTCTCGCCGAGACGTACTACCCGAGCTACGAGGACGACGTGAACCTGCTGGCGAAGCTCAATGGCGGCTCGGACCTCTGGATGGGCGACCCGTACTCGCCCCAGAACTGGTCGGTCGACTACGCGGCCGAACTCGGTGCCGACGCCATCGGCTACACCGTCTATCCGGGCGTCAACCGCGAGACCGACATGTTCGAGGACTTCCGCCCGGTCCAAGAGAACGCACGGGACCACGACCTTCCCATCGCGATGTGGTCGTACCCGCGCGGGCAGGCTATCAAGGAGCACCGGAGTCCGTCGACCATCGCCTACGCGGCCCGCATCGGTCTGGAGTTGGGTGCTGATTTCACGAAGGTCAAGTATCCGCGGGACAAGGAAGCGATGGCCCACGCCGTCCGCTCGGCGGCCGACAACCGCGTCCTGCTCTCGGGCGGCTCGAAGACCTCCGACCGGGACTTCCTCGAACTCGTCGAGGACTGCATGGACGTCGGCGTCGCCGGCCTCGCCGTCGGCCGCAACGTCTGGCAGCGCGATGACCCCTACGACATTCTGGACAAGCTCGAAGGCGTCATCTTCGAGGACGCGACAGCCGACGACGTCCTGTAG
- a CDS encoding UbiA family prenyltransferase: MAVARHETGPLAAVSALASQIHPVFMLPPLATSLFGGLLSGGFWPPVAALHAGAMFFAVYTAHVKDGYVDFHVRGEDDDHPLTGSGCRMALVGAGIGFALCTAGIWVLVGPVAALLTVPTWGIGYTHAPQLDMNPVGATMGYPTGIALALLGGYYAQAMTLTPRAVGLAAVFLLLLTGIKIIDDEQDYDYDRSIQKRTVAVVLGHQRARRLALGLFAAGLLGIVGLSVALPGIPPSAAAAALVFGTVVAIAQRGDPETATMLLIRGSYLLLAVLVTAVWFRPLA, encoded by the coding sequence ATGGCAGTCGCCCGACACGAGACCGGTCCGCTCGCGGCCGTGAGTGCCCTTGCTTCTCAGATCCATCCGGTGTTTATGTTGCCGCCGCTAGCGACCTCGTTGTTCGGTGGGTTGCTCTCCGGGGGATTCTGGCCGCCGGTGGCCGCGCTCCACGCGGGCGCGATGTTCTTCGCGGTCTACACGGCCCACGTCAAGGACGGCTACGTCGATTTCCACGTCCGCGGCGAGGATGACGATCATCCCCTCACCGGTTCGGGCTGTCGGATGGCGCTGGTCGGTGCCGGCATCGGCTTCGCGCTCTGTACGGCGGGCATCTGGGTGCTGGTCGGTCCCGTTGCGGCGCTGCTGACGGTTCCGACTTGGGGTATCGGCTACACCCACGCGCCGCAACTGGATATGAATCCCGTCGGTGCGACGATGGGCTATCCGACGGGTATCGCGCTGGCGCTGCTGGGTGGCTACTACGCTCAGGCGATGACGCTGACGCCGCGTGCCGTCGGTCTCGCGGCCGTATTTCTCCTGTTACTGACTGGCATCAAGATTATCGACGACGAGCAGGACTACGACTACGACCGGTCGATACAGAAACGGACCGTCGCCGTCGTACTGGGCCATCAACGCGCCCGGCGGCTCGCGCTCGGCCTGTTCGCAGCGGGCCTTCTCGGAATCGTGGGGCTGTCCGTGGCATTGCCCGGCATCCCGCCGAGTGCCGCGGCGGCTGCACTCGTCTTCGGGACGGTTGTGGCTATCGCCCAGCGAGGCGACCCTGAAACCGCGACGATGCTTTTGATTCGCGGGTCGTATCTCCTGTTGGCCGTCCTCGTTACCGCCGTCTGGTTCCGGCCGCTAGCGTGA
- a CDS encoding DUF5799 family protein, translated as MSDSNWTDRIAGERMAVDQRFNEQVKASSFSSQQWGLVMTAVEFEIENPGDPDAARIVADTSKLSSVMPEMERVANQGPMGGPGGDSGSSGGGLLSGVKDALGLSGSGGGGNKQQEEEAAQLAQAYAEQLQEKLESNGRWKSVCEQAQG; from the coding sequence ATGAGCGATTCAAACTGGACCGACCGCATCGCCGGCGAACGGATGGCGGTCGACCAGCGGTTCAACGAACAGGTCAAAGCGTCGTCGTTCTCCAGCCAGCAGTGGGGGCTGGTGATGACTGCCGTCGAGTTCGAGATCGAGAATCCGGGCGACCCCGACGCTGCGCGCATCGTCGCCGATACGTCGAAGCTCTCCAGCGTCATGCCGGAGATGGAACGAGTCGCAAATCAGGGGCCGATGGGCGGTCCCGGCGGGGACAGCGGTAGCTCCGGGGGCGGCCTCCTCTCGGGCGTCAAGGACGCGCTCGGACTGAGTGGGTCCGGCGGCGGTGGCAACAAGCAACAGGAAGAGGAAGCGGCACAGCTCGCGCAGGCGTACGCTGAGCAGCTACAGGAGAAATTGGAGTCAAACGGGCGCTGGAAGTCCGTCTGTGAGCAGGCCCAGGGTTAG
- a CDS encoding FIST signal transduction protein has protein sequence MTTELGTGQATGDSGDAAAMDAIREAMDAISASEPDFCQIFCSPTYDYEAVLWGARSVVGSDTEIVGCSSSGEFTETGSGNGTVTVGVVSSDSMRFFSSLSTELSADPERCLFEAVHDLPASEDPAVDGYPHRTIINLHDGMAGIGNKVTRLTEQYLDDEETPVVGGSAGDDLQLQQTHVFRNDRVKTDAVVLALIASEDPLPVTVNHGHEPISEAMTVTRAEGSTVYELDGRPAFEAWRDAIRADAMETYDIDVDELEAGSEDLVMLLGRYELGIESEPDADADGLASRIKTFIESKLISTQGYNIRWPGHTTDTEGPLDFAVTVSEGTEVRVTHSNKSDQVYAVRNAATNAVNELRGGSVAGGFVYDCACRAMILGDDFDDAVDTIHSAIDAPFAGFETYGEVCSADEDYTGYHNTSSVILLFPE, from the coding sequence ATGACTACTGAGCTTGGGACAGGGCAGGCGACGGGGGACTCTGGTGATGCCGCAGCTATGGACGCTATACGGGAAGCCATGGACGCCATCTCGGCCAGCGAACCGGACTTCTGTCAGATTTTCTGCTCCCCGACATACGATTACGAGGCGGTGCTGTGGGGTGCTCGAAGTGTCGTCGGTTCAGATACCGAGATTGTGGGCTGTTCGTCCTCCGGCGAGTTCACTGAAACGGGCTCGGGGAACGGAACTGTCACAGTCGGCGTCGTTTCGTCGGACTCGATGCGGTTCTTCTCCAGCCTTTCGACGGAACTCAGCGCCGATCCCGAGCGCTGCCTGTTCGAAGCCGTTCATGATCTCCCTGCGAGCGAGGACCCTGCTGTCGATGGGTATCCGCACCGAACGATCATCAACCTCCACGACGGCATGGCCGGCATCGGAAACAAGGTCACTCGACTCACCGAACAGTACCTCGACGACGAGGAGACGCCGGTCGTCGGCGGGTCTGCGGGTGACGACCTCCAGTTACAGCAGACCCACGTCTTCCGGAACGACCGCGTCAAGACGGACGCCGTCGTCCTCGCGCTCATTGCCTCAGAGGACCCGCTTCCAGTGACAGTCAACCACGGCCACGAACCGATCTCCGAGGCGATGACGGTAACCCGAGCAGAGGGAAGCACCGTGTACGAACTCGACGGCAGACCTGCCTTCGAGGCTTGGCGGGACGCGATTCGAGCGGATGCGATGGAGACATACGATATCGATGTCGACGAGCTGGAAGCAGGGTCTGAGGACCTCGTCATGCTGCTCGGCCGCTACGAACTCGGTATCGAGTCGGAGCCGGACGCGGATGCGGACGGACTCGCTTCCCGAATCAAGACCTTCATCGAGAGCAAGCTCATCTCGACGCAGGGATACAACATCCGATGGCCGGGTCACACAACCGACACCGAAGGGCCACTGGATTTCGCCGTCACCGTCTCCGAAGGGACGGAAGTGCGGGTGACACACAGTAATAAATCCGATCAGGTGTATGCGGTCCGGAACGCCGCGACCAACGCCGTCAATGAACTCCGCGGCGGCAGCGTGGCGGGTGGGTTCGTGTACGACTGCGCCTGCCGTGCGATGATTCTCGGCGACGACTTCGATGACGCCGTCGACACGATTCACAGCGCTATCGACGCGCCCTTCGCCGGCTTCGAAACCTACGGTGAAGTCTGTTCGGCCGACGAGGATTACACTGGCTATCATAACACGTCCTCAGTCATCCTGCTGTTCCCGGAGTGA